A part of Planococcus sp. MB-3u-03 genomic DNA contains:
- a CDS encoding metallophosphoesterase: protein MKKLIALIFVALLLLGFAWVNNNWIVATEYSVQSEKVPDAFAGKRIVQVSDLHNAEFGDQQQSLLDKVEAANPDVIFITGDLIDSDRYDLERSLAAVDGLVEMSEVYYVIGNHEVSSNRLDDEIVPALEERGVEVLRNRSVMWEQDGEAIQIAGIDDPLMDIYLHEEEFTRNSIAEAGLNDAFTLLLAHRPEQLETYASEGIDVVFAGHAHGGQIRFPGLGGLIAPGQGWFPSMTEGVFESGDTQLVLSRGLGNSGFPLRVFNLPEVVVVTLENE from the coding sequence ATGAAGAAACTGATCGCATTGATTTTTGTGGCATTGCTCCTGCTGGGGTTTGCCTGGGTCAATAATAACTGGATTGTCGCGACCGAATATTCGGTCCAATCGGAAAAAGTGCCGGATGCATTTGCCGGCAAACGCATCGTCCAAGTATCGGACCTTCACAATGCTGAATTTGGAGACCAACAGCAATCCCTGTTGGATAAAGTCGAAGCGGCAAATCCCGATGTTATTTTCATTACCGGAGATTTGATCGACAGTGACCGCTACGATTTAGAGAGAAGCTTGGCAGCTGTCGACGGGCTGGTGGAGATGAGCGAAGTGTATTATGTCATCGGCAACCACGAAGTGTCATCAAATCGGCTGGATGATGAAATCGTTCCCGCACTCGAAGAACGCGGTGTAGAAGTGCTGCGCAATCGCTCGGTCATGTGGGAGCAGGACGGGGAAGCTATACAAATTGCAGGTATCGACGATCCATTGATGGATATCTATCTGCATGAAGAGGAGTTCACGCGCAACAGCATCGCAGAAGCCGGGCTTAACGACGCCTTTACCTTGCTGCTTGCCCATCGGCCCGAACAATTGGAGACTTACGCTAGCGAAGGCATCGATGTCGTTTTTGCCGGCCATGCACATGGCGGCCAGATTCGCTTTCCCGGCCTTGGCGGCTTGATTGCCCCTGGGCAAGGCTGGTTTCCGAGCATGACAGAAGGCGTATTCGAATCAGGTGATACACAGCTTGTGTTGAGCCGGGGCCTTGGAAATAGTGGATTTCCGCTGCGCGTTTTCAATTTGCCCGAAGTCGTGGTCGTAACGTTAGAGAATGAATAA
- the topB gene encoding type IA DNA topoisomerase translates to MKPVIVAEKPSQAKAYGDAFKTVKREGYMEVAANPIFPEGAFITWGIGHLVELKEPKAYDPKWGKWSLASLPILPVEYQFQVARGKSKQFNIIKKLLKETDTVINACDVDREGSNIFYSIYRQTGVRGKQIKRLWINSLEVDEVREGFRNLRDNEEDLRLYEEARARQISDWLVGMNGSRLYSLLLQERGIHEVFAIGRVQTPTVFLIYQRQKEIEAFKPEPFYEIEGKFKSAKGSYKGKAKLKAKERKKAEELLATHELTDGKAQGHIKELKTAEKHIPPQPLHSLSSLQAAANRKWKYSPQKVLSAMQKLYEKKLVSYPRTDSRHITSAVFGYLSAQVESYQKLIDAPFPIASKTPKKRFVDNSKVQEHYAIIPTKSLPTARKIEGLPQDERNLYEEVMRTALGMFHRDYRYAETKVVTDVKGLEFHTTGRTELDKGWKSLFPTSKEAKQDPPLPELALHEQVAAAVAIVEGMTTPPKPYTEGQLIAMMKTCGKFAEDIADSEILKEVEGLGTEATRSGIIETIKRHNYIEVKRNIVSVTEKGRMLCQAIEGNLLSSPSMTAKWESYLKKIGKGEGSSEVFLATIGKFIEKLLQDVPEQLRSNGMPDQMPALQGTEIAVCPRCRKGSIVSRRGSYGCTEHANGCKQSFPAVFLKKRLTAKHIEYLCTKGKTPVIKGFVSKNGKKFNASLELEEGKLKMKF, encoded by the coding sequence ATGAAACCAGTAATTGTAGCCGAAAAACCGAGCCAGGCGAAAGCGTATGGCGATGCATTCAAGACGGTGAAGCGGGAAGGCTATATGGAAGTGGCGGCGAATCCGATTTTTCCAGAAGGTGCGTTCATTACGTGGGGCATCGGCCATCTCGTCGAACTCAAAGAGCCGAAAGCCTACGACCCGAAATGGGGCAAATGGTCGCTCGCGTCTTTGCCGATTCTGCCGGTCGAATACCAATTCCAAGTAGCGCGCGGCAAATCGAAGCAATTCAATATCATTAAGAAACTCCTGAAAGAAACCGATACCGTCATCAATGCCTGCGATGTGGACCGCGAAGGCTCAAATATTTTCTATAGCATCTACCGCCAAACCGGCGTGCGCGGCAAACAAATCAAACGTCTGTGGATCAATTCACTCGAAGTCGACGAAGTGCGCGAAGGGTTCCGCAATTTGCGCGACAATGAGGAAGACTTGCGCCTGTATGAGGAAGCGCGTGCGCGCCAAATCAGTGACTGGCTGGTTGGCATGAACGGCTCGCGGCTTTACTCGCTGCTGCTTCAAGAACGCGGCATCCACGAAGTCTTTGCTATTGGTCGCGTCCAGACGCCGACGGTATTTTTGATCTATCAGCGCCAAAAGGAAATCGAAGCCTTCAAACCCGAGCCATTTTATGAAATCGAAGGGAAGTTCAAGTCCGCGAAAGGCAGCTATAAAGGAAAAGCGAAACTGAAAGCGAAAGAGCGCAAAAAAGCGGAAGAGCTCTTGGCCACCCATGAATTGACGGACGGCAAAGCGCAAGGCCATATCAAAGAATTGAAGACGGCGGAAAAGCATATCCCGCCGCAGCCTCTGCATTCCTTATCGAGCCTGCAGGCAGCAGCAAACCGGAAATGGAAATACAGCCCGCAAAAAGTGTTGTCGGCGATGCAGAAGCTCTATGAGAAGAAGCTCGTCAGCTATCCGCGGACCGATTCGCGCCATATCACGTCGGCGGTATTTGGCTATCTGTCAGCCCAAGTGGAAAGTTACCAAAAGCTCATCGATGCCCCGTTTCCGATTGCCTCGAAAACGCCGAAAAAGCGTTTTGTCGATAACTCGAAAGTGCAGGAACACTACGCCATCATCCCGACGAAGAGTTTGCCGACAGCCCGTAAAATAGAAGGGTTGCCGCAGGATGAACGGAATTTATACGAAGAAGTGATGCGTACGGCACTCGGCATGTTCCACCGGGATTACCGCTATGCCGAAACGAAAGTCGTGACTGATGTCAAAGGGCTCGAATTCCATACGACGGGCCGGACAGAGCTCGACAAAGGCTGGAAATCCTTATTTCCAACATCCAAAGAAGCGAAGCAGGATCCGCCGCTTCCCGAATTGGCCCTCCATGAGCAAGTAGCGGCAGCGGTTGCCATTGTCGAAGGCATGACGACTCCGCCAAAGCCCTATACGGAAGGGCAGCTGATCGCCATGATGAAAACCTGCGGGAAGTTCGCGGAAGACATAGCCGACAGCGAAATCCTTAAGGAAGTCGAAGGGCTCGGAACAGAAGCGACGCGCAGCGGCATCATTGAAACGATCAAACGGCATAATTATATTGAGGTTAAGAGAAACATCGTATCAGTCACCGAAAAAGGGCGCATGCTGTGTCAGGCCATTGAAGGGAATTTGCTATCAAGCCCGTCGATGACGGCAAAATGGGAAAGCTATTTGAAAAAAATCGGCAAAGGCGAAGGTTCGTCGGAAGTTTTTCTCGCCACGATCGGCAAGTTTATCGAGAAGCTGCTGCAGGACGTGCCGGAGCAATTGCGCAGCAACGGCATGCCGGACCAGATGCCGGCATTGCAAGGAACGGAAATTGCGGTATGCCCGCGCTGCCGGAAAGGATCGATTGTTTCCCGCAGGGGCTCGTATGGCTGTACGGAACATGCCAATGGCTGCAAGCAATCGTTCCCGGCGGTGTTTTTGAAAAAAAGGCTGACCGCCAAACATATCGAATACTTATGCACCAAAGGGAAAACACCGGTTATTAAAGGGTTTGTTTCGAAGAACGGCAAAAAGTTCAACGCCAGCCTGGAACTGGAAGAAGGTAAACTGAAAATGAAGTTTTGA
- a CDS encoding PLD nuclease N-terminal domain-containing protein, producing the protein MDMVDERTILLVLPILVLQIALMIFALVDLIRNPNPNGPKWMWAAIIVLLNIIGPILYFVIGRRNY; encoded by the coding sequence ATGGACATGGTGGATGAACGCACAATTCTATTGGTGCTGCCTATTCTGGTTTTGCAGATCGCATTGATGATATTCGCATTAGTGGATTTGATTAGAAACCCGAATCCGAATGGTCCGAAGTGGATGTGGGCAGCGATCATCGTCTTGTTGAATATCATCGGGCCGATTCTGTACTTTGTCATAGGGAGGCGGAATTATTGA
- a CDS encoding CHY zinc finger protein has translation MCEHPHVIGLDVDPETRCRHYHSEIDRIAIRFHCCGDYFACFACHAAFGCSNTSVWPKEQFHEKAILCGACGNELSIRDYLDCASSCPCCAAAFNPGCSLHKHLYFEV, from the coding sequence ATGTGTGAACACCCTCATGTCATCGGGCTCGATGTCGATCCTGAAACCCGCTGCCGCCATTACCATTCGGAAATCGACCGGATCGCCATCCGCTTCCATTGCTGCGGAGATTACTTCGCTTGCTTTGCATGCCACGCTGCATTCGGCTGCAGCAACACATCCGTCTGGCCAAAAGAGCAGTTCCACGAAAAAGCCATTCTATGCGGGGCATGTGGCAACGAGCTGTCCATACGCGACTATCTCGATTGCGCTTCTTCCTGCCCGTGTTGCGCAGCCGCGTTCAATCCAGGCTGCAGCCTCCATAAACATTTATATTTCGAAGTTTAA
- a CDS encoding heavy-metal-associated domain-containing protein, with amino-acid sequence MRKMTMYVKEAKSQRPIHELEDLLLKEPGVERALVDVEDGEVKLELDETKVKESQIIRLIKEAGFHLE; translated from the coding sequence ATGAGAAAAATGACGATGTATGTAAAAGAAGCGAAATCACAACGCCCAATTCACGAACTGGAAGATTTATTGCTGAAAGAACCAGGCGTTGAACGGGCTTTAGTTGATGTGGAAGACGGCGAAGTCAAACTGGAGCTGGACGAAACCAAGGTCAAAGAAAGCCAGATTATCCGTCTTATCAAAGAGGCCGGCTTCCATTTGGAGTGA
- a CDS encoding DUF2294 domain-containing protein, with the protein MQNSKTMQSEIGGYISTVIREHFGKGPTSVFVIVKPPFVIVHLRGFLSPTEKILLQKSEFKRVMEIRHLLIEELKPDICDAFSRASGEKVESIYADWHLENQTGMLIGVMENREAAAEFDWQSETTQEALQESVVEASRKAEKKPESTELFWLNDRTLLIERTGFLVEIERELIRSGLAEELKQVKRPLEKRLLLKETQFPELLNRDIREIFLDWEFSTDISYILVLLEPKKYS; encoded by the coding sequence TTGCAGAATTCCAAAACCATGCAAAGCGAAATCGGCGGCTATATTTCAACCGTCATCCGTGAACACTTCGGGAAAGGCCCGACTTCTGTATTCGTTATTGTGAAACCACCCTTTGTCATCGTACATCTCAGAGGATTCCTAAGCCCGACAGAAAAGATTCTGCTCCAAAAAAGCGAGTTCAAACGTGTGATGGAGATCCGCCACTTGCTGATCGAAGAACTGAAACCAGATATTTGCGATGCCTTCTCCCGTGCTTCGGGCGAAAAAGTCGAATCGATCTATGCCGATTGGCATCTGGAAAACCAGACCGGCATGCTCATCGGGGTCATGGAAAACCGGGAAGCTGCCGCTGAATTTGACTGGCAGTCTGAAACGACGCAAGAAGCACTCCAAGAGTCAGTAGTGGAAGCCAGCCGAAAAGCCGAAAAAAAACCCGAAAGCACCGAGTTGTTCTGGTTGAATGACCGGACCTTATTGATCGAACGGACTGGCTTTCTTGTGGAGATCGAACGTGAATTGATTCGCAGTGGCCTGGCCGAAGAACTGAAACAAGTGAAACGGCCGCTCGAGAAGCGCTTGCTTTTGAAGGAAACCCAATTTCCTGAATTGCTCAACCGGGACATCCGTGAAATTTTCCTCGACTGGGAATTCTCCACAGATATAAGCTATATACTCGTCCTGCTCGAACCCAAAAAATATAGCTGA
- a CDS encoding ABC transporter permease, with amino-acid sequence MKQFSTLLLKEWRENLRNYKIFWIPVVFILLGVTEPLSNYYLPQILDATGGLPDGAVIELPDPEPEQLLVAVMGQFQLIGMLVLVLAYMGSIADERRNGTATLLYVRPLSYVSYFLSKWLMASIVALISVWAGFLAGYYYTAVLFSAVPFGEFVAFAATYSLWMVLVVTLVLFASAAMPNAGLAAGLTLAALLILQLVDSLFGSRWEWSPLKLPNYAASFLDIGPDATALTWTLAISLVCLIGLAALGIWFSKRNRAKTKV; translated from the coding sequence ATGAAGCAATTTTCGACACTGCTATTGAAGGAATGGCGTGAGAACCTGCGCAATTATAAGATATTCTGGATTCCCGTCGTCTTCATTCTGTTGGGCGTCACAGAACCTTTATCAAATTATTACCTTCCTCAGATTCTCGATGCGACAGGCGGTTTGCCAGACGGTGCCGTCATCGAACTGCCGGATCCTGAACCCGAACAATTACTGGTGGCGGTCATGGGTCAATTTCAGCTGATCGGCATGCTTGTCCTCGTTCTCGCTTATATGGGCAGTATTGCTGACGAGCGTAGAAACGGCACGGCCACTCTTTTATATGTACGTCCTTTATCGTATGTATCCTATTTTCTCAGCAAATGGCTGATGGCTTCCATCGTGGCATTGATCAGCGTGTGGGCTGGCTTTTTGGCAGGTTATTATTACACCGCTGTGCTGTTTTCAGCGGTGCCGTTCGGAGAGTTCGTGGCATTTGCGGCGACTTATAGTTTATGGATGGTGCTGGTCGTCACCTTGGTTTTATTCGCGAGTGCGGCTATGCCGAATGCGGGCTTGGCTGCTGGGTTGACGCTTGCCGCATTGCTTATTCTACAGCTTGTTGACAGCCTGTTCGGCAGCCGCTGGGAATGGTCGCCGTTAAAGCTTCCGAATTATGCGGCATCCTTCCTGGATATCGGGCCGGATGCGACAGCGCTGACCTGGACGCTCGCCATCTCGCTTGTATGCCTGATAGGACTGGCGGCACTGGGCATTTGGTTCTCGAAAAGAAACCGTGCAAAAACGAAAGTTTGA
- a CDS encoding GNAT family N-acetyltransferase, with protein MIRKSEVTLHCYTKRTDVSYNLPADQQEFTMMPQDLIKRDAGNPEKHLIVIRARGEVAGFFELDESEDRKRYSDNPKALLLRGYSVNPKFQGRGIATGSLEALPAFLQKEFEAFDEVVLGVNARNTAAQNLYKKAGFEDTGRRVMGKKGEQFAMCLKVN; from the coding sequence GTGATTAGAAAAAGTGAAGTGACGCTCCATTGCTATACCAAAAGAACAGATGTCTCCTATAATCTGCCAGCGGACCAGCAGGAATTCACTATGATGCCGCAGGACCTCATCAAGCGGGATGCGGGGAATCCGGAAAAGCATCTAATCGTCATACGCGCACGCGGCGAAGTGGCCGGATTTTTCGAGCTGGATGAATCGGAGGACCGAAAACGCTATTCCGATAATCCGAAAGCTTTGCTTTTGCGCGGTTATTCCGTCAATCCGAAATTTCAAGGACGCGGCATCGCGACCGGCTCTCTTGAAGCGTTGCCGGCTTTTCTGCAAAAAGAATTCGAAGCTTTTGACGAAGTCGTGCTCGGTGTCAATGCGCGCAATACCGCTGCACAGAATCTCTATAAAAAAGCCGGGTTTGAAGATACCGGCAGAAGAGTAATGGGCAAAAAAGGAGAGCAATTCGCGATGTGCCTGAAAGTGAACTGA
- a CDS encoding protein-L-isoaspartate(D-aspartate) O-methyltransferase — protein sequence MTARKQDITAYFRSLDRRSFMDRHQQDAERDEALPIGYGQTISQPSLVLEMTLALDLEDHHKVLEIGTGSGFQTALLAAFSNEVYTVEKIPQLSESAKKRLEAKGFENIFFLLGDGSLGWPEHAPYDRIIVTAAASDIPKELVDQLADDGRMIIPVGSRYSQDLLAIDKSIDGKLEKTALEAVRFVPLKGKYEN from the coding sequence ATGACTGCGCGTAAACAGGACATCACCGCTTATTTCCGCTCACTCGACCGGCGTTCGTTCATGGATCGCCACCAGCAAGATGCCGAGCGCGACGAAGCTTTGCCGATCGGATATGGCCAGACGATTTCACAACCTTCCCTCGTGTTGGAAATGACGCTTGCCCTCGATCTCGAAGACCATCACAAAGTACTGGAGATCGGCACAGGATCTGGTTTTCAGACGGCGCTGCTGGCAGCCTTTTCGAATGAAGTCTATACAGTCGAAAAAATCCCTCAGCTATCTGAGAGCGCAAAAAAACGGCTCGAAGCGAAAGGATTCGAAAACATCTTTTTCCTGCTGGGCGATGGCAGCCTCGGCTGGCCTGAACATGCACCGTACGACCGGATCATCGTCACTGCCGCTGCTTCGGATATTCCAAAAGAATTGGTAGACCAATTGGCTGACGACGGCCGCATGATCATTCCTGTTGGCAGTCGATACAGCCAGGACCTTCTCGCCATCGATAAATCCATCGATGGAAAATTGGAAAAGACAGCGCTCGAAGCTGTCCGCTTTGTGCCATTGAAGGGGAAGTATGAAAACTAG
- a CDS encoding YesL family protein translates to MFGTQWYMRLGNWGFNLVLLNLLWLLFSFSGLVVLGIFPATAALFAVMRLMIMETDNGSMIKLFWAKFKEEFVAANVVGYMMLLIGLVLYTDLKVLHYVNQDMLYTILMSTTMVVIFVYLLSLLYIFSVFVHYNLKVWQYPKHAFILVIARPMHTLIMAILVVFILFLYLQLPVLIVLFGISLISYVLMKFSYLSFSKEKV, encoded by the coding sequence ATGTTTGGCACACAATGGTATATGCGATTAGGGAATTGGGGATTTAATTTAGTGTTGTTAAATTTATTATGGTTATTATTTTCCTTTTCCGGTTTGGTGGTATTAGGAATTTTTCCTGCGACTGCCGCGTTATTTGCGGTTATGCGGCTTATGATCATGGAAACAGATAATGGTTCCATGATCAAGTTGTTTTGGGCTAAATTTAAAGAGGAGTTTGTAGCAGCCAATGTTGTGGGGTATATGATGCTGCTAATTGGACTGGTGTTGTATACGGATTTAAAAGTACTGCATTATGTAAATCAGGATATGCTCTATACAATCTTGATGAGCACGACAATGGTTGTTATATTCGTATACCTTCTCAGTTTGTTGTACATCTTCTCAGTTTTTGTTCATTATAATTTAAAGGTTTGGCAGTATCCAAAGCATGCATTCATTCTTGTCATTGCCCGGCCAATGCATACGTTAATAATGGCTATTCTTGTCGTCTTCATCCTTTTCTTGTATCTGCAATTACCAGTATTGATCGTTCTTTTTGGAATAAGCTTGATTAGTTATGTATTGATGAAATTCTCCTATTTATCTTTTTCAAAGGAAAAAGTCTAA
- the msrA gene encoding peptide-methionine (S)-S-oxide reductase MsrA: MENTTISTLEQDFPDTANLETATFGMGCFWSPDAQFGSLPGVIRTRTGYAGGTSDNPTYRQMGDHTETIQVEFDPRQIHFEEIVREFWSSHYPNRDAYKGRQYISLMFWQSEEQKHILERLKKEKEQQLNEPVETEIRPFDGFTEAEERHQKYYLKRYPKALEQLAELYPDAGLLTQSTFAARLNGFVKGFGSRQQLLEEINGWPIAKEHRDALRQLLLKLKW, from the coding sequence ATGGAGAACACAACGATTTCAACGCTTGAACAGGATTTCCCAGATACAGCGAATCTCGAAACCGCAACCTTCGGAATGGGCTGCTTTTGGAGCCCGGATGCGCAGTTCGGTTCATTGCCTGGCGTAATCCGGACACGGACCGGCTATGCAGGCGGCACTTCGGACAATCCGACATACCGGCAGATGGGAGACCATACAGAAACCATCCAAGTGGAATTTGATCCCAGACAGATTCACTTTGAAGAGATCGTGAGGGAATTTTGGAGCAGCCATTACCCGAACCGCGACGCTTATAAAGGGCGCCAATATATTTCCTTGATGTTTTGGCAGTCTGAAGAGCAAAAGCACATCCTTGAGAGACTGAAGAAAGAAAAAGAACAGCAACTGAATGAGCCGGTCGAAACGGAGATCCGGCCGTTCGACGGATTTACGGAAGCGGAGGAGCGCCATCAGAAATATTATTTGAAGCGCTATCCGAAAGCGCTCGAACAATTGGCTGAACTTTATCCAGATGCGGGTCTGCTGACGCAATCGACTTTCGCTGCCCGGCTGAACGGATTCGTCAAAGGCTTCGGCAGCCGCCAGCAATTGCTGGAGGAAATCAACGGATGGCCGATCGCCAAAGAACATCGGGATGCTCTTCGGCAACTGCTGCTAAAGCTGAAATGGTGA
- a CDS encoding DUF2243 domain-containing protein, protein MVSAERKTDLTTARNRRVHTSRNFWAGLLFGAGMFSVLEQSIFHFFLQWHHFYEGNGPQAILTGEGIYQVIGWALTVLSLWIAADLARRKAFWPARFSGSALIGGGVLLIFDSLVFRLLLNLHTVRDTGAPVFYESLWLGTAAFLFLLGWSVLRNASKDGD, encoded by the coding sequence ATGGTTTCGGCAGAACGCAAGACAGATCTTACGACAGCAAGAAACCGGCGCGTCCACACTTCCCGGAACTTTTGGGCGGGCTTATTGTTCGGAGCTGGGATGTTTTCAGTGCTCGAACAAAGCATTTTCCACTTTTTCTTGCAATGGCATCATTTCTACGAAGGCAATGGTCCCCAAGCGATTTTGACCGGGGAAGGGATTTACCAGGTCATCGGCTGGGCCTTGACGGTTTTATCGTTATGGATCGCTGCAGATTTGGCCAGGCGAAAAGCCTTTTGGCCAGCGCGCTTTTCAGGAAGCGCGTTAATCGGAGGCGGCGTGCTGCTGATTTTCGACAGCCTGGTGTTCCGCCTGCTGTTGAATCTGCATACAGTCAGGGACACCGGCGCCCCCGTTTTCTATGAATCGCTATGGCTCGGAACAGCCGCTTTCCTATTTTTGCTCGGCTGGTCAGTCTTGCGTAATGCCTCAAAAGATGGCGATTGA
- a CDS encoding ABC transporter ATP-binding protein has translation MNVLEVRSLSKRFGTEQAVDGLGFELAEGSATALIGPNGAGKTTTLSMLAGLLEATTGEIQRKKNLSIGFLPQYPRFFPWLTALEFTEMAAKLSGVDSKKARQQAERTLGFVGLGQVANKKIGGFSGGMKQRLGLAQAMVHQPSLLLLDEPISSLDPTGRREVMELLKSLLGQTTILYSTHILNDAEEMTDQLLFMQNGRLVEHGSLSQMRSRYADPQIRIRFENTNAAERFVRESPWPAAIKGTAAIIPIKAEGPIMQDVFRFLSVKSLPVVGVEQETASLEDIFLKVVAGK, from the coding sequence TTGAACGTATTGGAAGTCAGGTCATTATCAAAGCGCTTCGGCACCGAACAAGCAGTGGACGGATTGGGCTTTGAACTTGCAGAAGGCAGTGCGACGGCATTGATTGGGCCAAACGGTGCCGGGAAGACTACGACGCTGTCGATGCTTGCGGGGCTGTTGGAAGCGACCACAGGAGAAATCCAGCGCAAGAAAAACTTATCGATCGGCTTTTTGCCGCAATATCCGCGATTCTTTCCCTGGCTCACGGCTTTGGAGTTTACGGAAATGGCCGCCAAGCTGAGCGGCGTCGATTCGAAAAAAGCCCGCCAGCAGGCAGAACGGACTCTGGGCTTTGTAGGACTAGGCCAAGTGGCCAATAAGAAAATCGGCGGTTTTTCAGGAGGCATGAAGCAGCGGCTCGGTCTGGCACAGGCGATGGTGCACCAGCCGAGCCTGCTGCTTTTGGACGAACCGATTTCTTCCTTGGACCCGACTGGGCGGAGGGAAGTGATGGAGCTATTGAAATCATTGCTCGGGCAAACGACGATTCTTTACTCTACCCATATTTTGAACGATGCGGAAGAAATGACGGACCAGCTATTGTTTATGCAGAATGGGCGCTTGGTGGAACACGGTTCCCTTAGTCAGATGCGCAGCCGTTATGCAGACCCGCAAATTCGGATTCGCTTTGAAAACACTAACGCTGCGGAAAGGTTTGTGCGCGAATCGCCTTGGCCAGCTGCCATTAAGGGCACAGCAGCCATTATTCCTATAAAAGCAGAAGGGCCGATCATGCAGGATGTGTTCCGCTTCCTGTCAGTCAAGAGCTTGCCTGTTGTCGGCGTCGAGCAAGAGACCGCCAGCCTGGAAGATATTTTCCTGAAGGTGGTGGCAGGGAAATGA
- a CDS encoding GTPase — MVKEFEDEVMRAMDKVFEDEMKKVSDTLEQDLLISLIGEVNAGKSTTVNKIIGEDIASTNPMPGETVSVDPYNIRGLENIKFMDTPGLNDPNDENPKKTLEFVQQSDVVLFFLNAAGTVFSDSEKQKFAEIEKHNKDILIVLNKIDAAEDIPSIIRFIKGHTNNKYKVIPVSSKTGENLDLLKKEILLLLEKKGKDLLFAKSMKEKSSAATRWIVGAGVSAGIIGASPIPGSDVLPLTTLQVGLIVKLSNLYDKPLTKKAAKDMIVITATQTIGHTLYRQALKFVPGAGSIIGGTVASSMTLALGYGVKYAYENNIAIDYEMIGSLYDKLKKREKNA; from the coding sequence ATGGTTAAGGAATTCGAAGATGAAGTCATGCGTGCGATGGATAAAGTGTTTGAAGATGAGATGAAAAAAGTGAGCGATACGCTCGAGCAGGATTTGCTGATCTCATTGATTGGTGAAGTCAATGCCGGGAAATCGACGACGGTGAATAAAATCATCGGTGAAGACATTGCCAGCACCAACCCGATGCCTGGCGAAACGGTCAGCGTGGACCCTTATAATATCCGCGGCCTCGAAAACATCAAGTTCATGGATACACCGGGGCTCAATGACCCGAATGATGAAAACCCGAAAAAGACTTTGGAGTTCGTCCAGCAATCGGATGTCGTGCTATTTTTCCTGAATGCTGCCGGAACGGTCTTTTCAGATAGTGAAAAACAAAAATTCGCCGAGATCGAAAAACATAATAAAGACATCCTCATTGTCCTCAATAAAATCGATGCGGCAGAAGATATCCCGTCGATCATCAGATTCATCAAAGGGCACACAAACAATAAATACAAAGTGATCCCGGTATCTTCAAAAACGGGAGAGAATTTGGATCTGCTGAAAAAGGAAATTTTGCTGTTGCTGGAAAAGAAGGGGAAAGACCTGCTCTTCGCCAAAAGCATGAAAGAGAAATCGTCTGCCGCCACGCGCTGGATCGTGGGGGCCGGGGTCTCAGCAGGAATCATCGGCGCATCACCGATTCCTGGATCGGACGTATTGCCGCTGACAACGCTGCAGGTCGGACTCATTGTCAAACTGTCGAATCTGTACGATAAGCCTTTGACGAAAAAAGCAGCGAAAGACATGATCGTCATTACTGCAACGCAGACGATCGGCCATACCCTCTACCGGCAGGCTTTGAAGTTTGTGCCTGGGGCAGGTTCGATCATCGGCGGTACAGTGGCGAGCTCCATGACACTGGCGCTCGGTTACGGCGTGAAATATGCGTACGAAAACAATATCGCCATCGATTATGAAATGATCGGCAGCCTCTATGATAAGCTGAAAAAGCGAGAAAAGAATGCTTAA